From Micromonospora rifamycinica, a single genomic window includes:
- a CDS encoding flavin reductase family protein, whose amino-acid sequence MFHVNPNPGAEIHHTDPFAVPADQRSPARRLRGRLAASVTLWTAPGPAGLTVSSTLVAEGEPDRLLGLVDPEADLWTAIEDAGRFAVAPLGPPHRQLADRFAGLFPSPGGLFATDAWTDTPYGPVPADAGSWAGCRLDTAREYGWALLVEATIETVEIVTDTPPLLHHRGRYHQLP is encoded by the coding sequence ATGTTTCACGTGAATCCAAACCCGGGCGCCGAGATCCACCACACCGACCCGTTCGCGGTGCCGGCCGACCAGCGTTCACCGGCACGCCGGCTGCGCGGCCGGCTGGCCGCGTCGGTGACGCTCTGGACGGCTCCCGGGCCGGCCGGGCTGACCGTGTCGTCAACCCTGGTCGCCGAGGGGGAGCCGGACCGGCTGCTCGGGCTGGTCGACCCCGAGGCCGACCTGTGGACGGCGATCGAGGACGCCGGCCGGTTCGCGGTGGCCCCGCTCGGGCCGCCCCACCGGCAGCTCGCGGACCGGTTCGCCGGGCTCTTCCCCTCGCCGGGTGGACTGTTCGCCACCGACGCGTGGACCGACACGCCCTACGGGCCGGTGCCCGCCGACGCCGGAAGCTGGGCCGGCTGCCGCCTCGACACCGCCCGGGAGTACGGCTGGGCACTCCTGGTCGAGGCGACCATCGAGACGGTCGAGATCGTCACCGACACCCCGCCCCTCCTGCACCACCGGGGCCGCTACCACCAGCTTCCCTGA
- a CDS encoding LCP family protein: MLLGVGLALVLLAGLAVVGVRLLAHRYDRTVSREQLLAPDSRQARTELDAGLNYLVVGSDRRAGAQQADQRSDTILIVHLPPGLRQAYLISVPRDLLVAIPPDGAGYGGGQDKINAAYEHGGGGEGGTRLLSATLTRLTGIRFDGAALVDFAGFRKVIDLLGGVRMCVDTEVRSIHTGTTFPVGCQQMDGAKALDYARQRYDLPNGDYDRQRHQQQMLRAMLDRAAQSHLRSDPVQLDRVLRAVGGSLTVDTNGVPLDELLFALRSLPADALHGVQLPSYPQTIDGISYVVLDQGGGGLFDAVRTDRLPDWSRANPRWVNQL, encoded by the coding sequence GTGCTGCTCGGCGTCGGCCTGGCCCTGGTGCTGCTCGCCGGCCTCGCCGTGGTCGGGGTACGGCTGCTCGCCCACCGCTACGACCGGACGGTCAGCAGGGAGCAACTGCTCGCCCCGGACTCCCGGCAGGCCCGCACCGAGCTGGACGCCGGCCTGAACTACCTGGTCGTCGGCTCCGACCGTCGCGCCGGAGCGCAGCAGGCGGACCAGCGTTCCGACACCATCCTCATCGTGCACCTTCCGCCCGGCCTGCGGCAGGCGTACCTGATCTCCGTTCCCCGCGACCTGCTGGTCGCCATTCCGCCCGACGGCGCCGGCTACGGCGGGGGGCAAGACAAGATCAACGCGGCGTACGAGCACGGCGGCGGCGGGGAGGGTGGCACCCGCCTGCTCTCGGCCACCCTGACCCGGCTCACCGGCATCCGCTTCGACGGTGCCGCGCTCGTCGACTTCGCCGGCTTCCGGAAGGTCATCGACCTGCTGGGCGGCGTCCGGATGTGCGTCGACACCGAGGTCCGGTCGATCCACACCGGGACCACCTTCCCGGTCGGCTGCCAGCAGATGGACGGCGCCAAGGCGCTGGACTACGCCCGGCAGCGCTACGACCTCCCGAACGGCGACTACGACCGGCAACGGCACCAGCAGCAGATGCTGCGGGCGATGCTGGACCGGGCCGCCCAGTCCCACCTGCGCAGCGATCCGGTGCAGCTGGACCGGGTGCTGCGGGCGGTCGGCGGCTCGCTCACCGTCGACACCAACGGCGTACCCCTGGACGAACTGCTCTTCGCCCTGCGCTCGCTGCCCGCCGACGCGCTGCACGGGGTGCAGCTGCCGTCGTATCCGCAGACCATCGACGGCATCTCGTACGTGGTGCTCGACCAGGGTGGCGGCGGGCTCTTCGACGCCGTCCGCACCGACCGGCTGCCCGACTGGTCCCGGGCCAACCCCCGCTGGGTCAACCAGCTGTGA
- a CDS encoding LCP family protein, translating into MSATSSAGASLPYLHRSAGRAPVPGSDRGATGRTRQSDAQWYPSYQDDQPRSGGPGGPGTPAGPGGPGNYGRRGPRPRWGRIALVAGVTVLVVALLGGIGAWFYTRNLNDDLARTDPFSEITGGRPAKPVEGALNILLVGTDSRDPDAAVDKPGEWRADTLIVMHIPADHKEAYLVSVPRDLYVPIPESAGAACDSGRRAKINAAFAFGGLPLAVRTVECFTDVRIDNVMAIDFGGFKEVTDAVGGVDLKVEQSITSIHKPYRKFTKGTMHMDGATALDWIRQRKQFPQGDFARMRHQQEFLRALLDKAASTGTLTNPKKLNAFLQSVTDAVTVDNDFSLADMAIQFRNLRGENLTFLTSPNTGSDTINGESVVVSDRTKALAMYQAMSADTMADWVAANNQKKGATGTGN; encoded by the coding sequence ATGTCAGCGACCTCGTCAGCCGGCGCCTCGCTCCCGTACCTCCACCGCAGCGCGGGCCGTGCCCCGGTGCCCGGCTCCGACCGGGGCGCCACCGGGCGCACCCGGCAGTCCGACGCGCAGTGGTACCCGTCGTACCAGGACGACCAGCCCCGGTCGGGCGGACCGGGCGGCCCCGGCACACCCGCCGGGCCGGGTGGGCCGGGGAACTACGGCCGGCGCGGGCCGCGTCCGCGCTGGGGCCGGATCGCCCTGGTGGCCGGCGTGACGGTGCTGGTGGTGGCGTTGCTCGGCGGGATCGGGGCCTGGTTCTACACCCGCAACCTCAACGACGACCTGGCCCGCACCGACCCGTTCTCGGAGATCACCGGCGGTCGACCCGCGAAGCCGGTCGAGGGGGCGCTCAACATCCTGCTGGTCGGCACGGACTCGCGGGATCCGGACGCCGCGGTCGACAAGCCGGGCGAGTGGCGGGCGGACACGCTGATCGTCATGCACATCCCGGCCGACCACAAGGAGGCCTACCTGGTCTCCGTCCCGCGTGACCTGTACGTGCCGATTCCCGAGAGCGCGGGCGCGGCCTGCGACTCCGGTCGGCGCGCCAAGATCAACGCCGCGTTCGCCTTCGGTGGCCTGCCGCTGGCGGTACGCACCGTGGAGTGCTTCACCGACGTCCGGATCGACAACGTGATGGCGATCGACTTCGGTGGCTTCAAGGAGGTCACCGACGCGGTGGGCGGGGTCGACCTGAAGGTGGAGCAGAGCATCACCTCGATCCACAAGCCGTACCGGAAGTTCACCAAGGGCACCATGCACATGGACGGCGCCACCGCGCTGGACTGGATCCGGCAGCGCAAGCAGTTCCCCCAGGGCGACTTCGCCCGGATGCGGCACCAGCAGGAGTTCCTGCGGGCGCTGCTGGACAAGGCGGCGAGCACCGGCACCCTGACCAACCCCAAGAAGCTGAACGCGTTCCTCCAGTCGGTGACCGACGCGGTGACCGTGGACAACGACTTCTCCCTCGCCGACATGGCCATCCAGTTCCGCAATCTGCGCGGCGAGAACCTGACCTTCCTCACCAGCCCGAACACCGGCAGCGACACCATCAACGGGGAGTCGGTGGTGGTGTCCGACCGGACGAAGGCGCTGGCGATGTACCAGGCGATGTCCGCCGACACCATGGCGGACTGGGTGGCGGCCAACAACCAGAAGAAGGGCGCCACGGGCACCGGGAACTGA
- the queC gene encoding 7-cyano-7-deazaguanine synthase QueC produces the protein MSAAKRKAVVLLSGGLDSATVLAMAVHEGYEAYALSFRYGQRHTVELDAARRVAERLGAARHVIADIDLRVFGGSALTDDALAVPHHDSADDLGTDIPVTYVPARNTIFLSFALAWAETLDASDVFIGVSALDYSGYPDCRPEYIAAYEQMANLATKAGVEGRQRLRVHTPLIQLTKAETIRRGLELGVDYAWTHSCYDPVEGRACGTCDSCLLRARGFAELGLVDPALTPAGG, from the coding sequence ATGTCTGCGGCGAAGCGCAAGGCTGTGGTGCTGCTCAGCGGAGGGCTCGACTCCGCCACGGTGCTCGCGATGGCGGTGCACGAGGGTTACGAGGCCTACGCGTTGAGCTTCCGTTACGGTCAGCGACACACGGTGGAGCTCGACGCCGCCCGGCGGGTGGCGGAGCGGCTCGGCGCGGCCCGGCACGTGATCGCCGACATCGACCTGCGCGTGTTCGGCGGCTCGGCGCTGACCGACGACGCGCTCGCGGTGCCGCACCACGACAGCGCGGACGACCTCGGCACCGACATCCCGGTCACCTACGTGCCGGCGCGGAACACGATCTTCCTCTCGTTCGCCCTGGCGTGGGCGGAGACCCTGGACGCCTCGGACGTGTTCATCGGGGTGAGCGCGCTCGACTACAGCGGCTACCCCGACTGCCGGCCGGAGTACATCGCCGCCTACGAGCAGATGGCCAACCTGGCGACGAAGGCGGGCGTCGAGGGCCGCCAGCGGCTGCGGGTGCACACCCCGCTGATCCAGTTGACCAAGGCCGAGACGATTCGTCGGGGCCTGGAGCTGGGCGTGGACTACGCCTGGACGCACAGCTGCTACGACCCGGTCGAGGGGCGCGCGTGCGGGACGTGCGACTCGTGCCTGCTGCGCGCCCGTGGCTTCGCCGAGCTCGGCCTGGTTGATCCGGCGCTGACCCCGGCGGGCGGGTGA
- a CDS encoding solute symporter family protein codes for MNTVLAAEAGGGTARNLTITLFLVFVAVTLAITIWASRQTKTATDFYAGGRSFSGFQNGMAIGGDYMSAASFLGIAGIIALYGYDGFLYSIGFLVAWLVALLLVAELLRNSGRYTMADVLAFRMRQRPVRTAAAVSTITVSIFYLLAQMVGAGALVALLLGIKPGTTFLGMDADTAKVATIIMVGALMIIYVTVGGMKGTTYVQIVKAFLLMTGALVMTVLVLAKYNFNLSALLGDAAATSGKGDAFLEPGLRYGVEVAGNATQTFYNKMDLLSLGIALVLGTAGLPHILIRFYTVPTAKAARKSVLWAIGIIGTFYLLTLALGFGAAALVGGKEIVAQDKAGNTAAPQLAEELGRSFLGGDLGGATLLAIIAAVAFATILAVVAGLTLASSSSLAHDFYANVIKKGQTSERQEVRVARISALVIGAVSIALSIYAQSLNVAFLVALAFAVAASGNLPAILYSLFWKRFNTSGAVWAIYGGLVSAVFLVFFSPVVSGAPTSMFPDHDWQWFPLSNPGLLSIPFGFLCGWIGTLISKEHDEDKYAELEVRALTGAGAH; via the coding sequence ATGAACACGGTCCTCGCGGCTGAGGCGGGTGGCGGCACCGCCCGCAACCTGACCATCACGCTGTTCCTGGTCTTCGTGGCGGTGACCCTGGCGATCACCATCTGGGCCAGCCGGCAGACCAAGACGGCCACCGACTTCTACGCCGGCGGCCGGTCCTTCTCCGGTTTCCAGAACGGCATGGCGATCGGCGGCGACTACATGTCGGCCGCGTCGTTCCTCGGCATCGCCGGCATCATCGCGCTGTACGGCTACGACGGCTTCCTCTACTCGATCGGCTTCCTGGTCGCCTGGCTGGTGGCGTTGCTGCTGGTCGCCGAGCTGTTGCGCAACTCCGGCCGGTACACGATGGCCGACGTGCTGGCGTTCCGGATGCGCCAGCGCCCGGTGCGTACGGCGGCGGCGGTGTCGACCATCACCGTGTCGATCTTCTACCTGCTGGCCCAGATGGTCGGCGCGGGCGCCCTGGTCGCGCTGCTGCTCGGGATCAAGCCGGGCACCACCTTCCTGGGCATGGACGCCGACACCGCCAAGGTGGCCACCATCATCATGGTCGGCGCCCTGATGATCATCTACGTGACCGTGGGTGGCATGAAGGGCACCACGTACGTCCAGATCGTCAAGGCGTTCCTGCTGATGACCGGCGCGCTGGTGATGACCGTGCTGGTGCTGGCGAAGTACAACTTCAACCTGTCGGCGCTGCTCGGTGACGCCGCCGCCACGTCGGGCAAGGGCGACGCGTTCCTCGAACCCGGGCTGCGGTACGGCGTCGAGGTGGCCGGCAACGCCACCCAGACCTTCTACAACAAGATGGACCTGCTGTCGCTGGGCATCGCCCTGGTGCTCGGCACCGCCGGCCTGCCGCACATCCTGATCCGCTTCTACACCGTGCCGACCGCCAAGGCGGCCCGCAAGAGCGTGCTCTGGGCGATCGGCATCATCGGCACCTTCTACCTGTTGACCCTGGCCCTGGGCTTCGGCGCGGCGGCGCTGGTCGGCGGCAAGGAGATCGTCGCGCAGGACAAGGCCGGCAACACCGCCGCGCCACAGCTCGCCGAGGAACTGGGCAGGTCGTTCCTCGGCGGCGACCTGGGCGGGGCGACCCTGCTGGCGATCATCGCGGCGGTGGCCTTCGCCACCATCCTCGCGGTGGTCGCCGGGCTGACCCTGGCGTCGTCGTCCAGCCTGGCGCACGACTTCTATGCCAACGTCATCAAGAAGGGGCAGACCTCCGAACGCCAGGAGGTCCGGGTGGCCCGGATCTCGGCCCTGGTCATCGGCGCGGTCTCGATCGCCCTGTCGATCTACGCGCAGAGCCTGAACGTGGCCTTCCTGGTGGCGCTGGCGTTCGCGGTGGCCGCCTCGGGCAACCTGCCGGCGATCCTCTACAGCCTGTTCTGGAAGCGGTTCAACACCTCGGGCGCGGTCTGGGCGATCTACGGTGGCCTGGTCTCCGCCGTGTTCCTGGTGTTCTTCTCGCCGGTCGTCTCCGGCGCGCCGACCTCGATGTTCCCGGACCACGACTGGCAGTGGTTCCCGCTGTCGAACCCGGGCCTGCTGTCCATCCCGTTCGGGTTCCTCTGCGGCTGGATCGGCACGCTCATCTCCAAGGAGCACGACGAGGACAAGTACGCCGAGTTGGAGGTGCGCGCCCTCACCGGCGCGGGAGCGCACTGA
- a CDS encoding NAD-dependent epimerase/dehydratase family protein has protein sequence MKVAQRFGSGHRVLVTGGAGFVPSHLVDALIGRGCTVVALDNFVTGSKDNVAHLAEHPRFTLVEADISDGLPTHHPALAARFDAILHMASPASPTDFAKLPVEILRVGSVGTLHLLDRATADAARFLMASTSEAYGDPKEHPQRETYWGNVNPIGVRSVYDEAKRFSEAATMAYHRSRGLDAAIVRIFNTYGPRMRPDDGRAIPTFISQALRGEPITVHGTGEQTRSICYVDDLVRGILLLLDSTETGPINCGTEHELTMRQLAETIVSLSGSTSQVTYVTRSSDDPEMRRPDLTLARDLLGYQPTVSPEDGLRRTIDHFRDRLG, from the coding sequence ATGAAGGTTGCCCAGCGGTTCGGAAGCGGTCACCGCGTCCTCGTCACCGGCGGCGCCGGGTTCGTGCCGTCGCACCTGGTGGACGCCCTGATCGGGCGCGGGTGCACGGTGGTCGCGCTGGACAACTTCGTCACCGGCTCCAAGGACAACGTCGCCCACCTGGCGGAGCACCCGCGCTTCACCCTGGTCGAGGCGGACATCTCCGACGGCCTGCCCACCCACCACCCGGCGTTGGCCGCGCGGTTCGACGCGATCCTGCACATGGCGTCCCCGGCCAGCCCGACCGACTTCGCGAAGCTGCCGGTGGAGATCCTCCGGGTCGGGTCGGTGGGCACCCTGCACCTGCTCGACCGGGCGACGGCCGACGCGGCCCGCTTCCTGATGGCCTCCACCTCCGAGGCGTACGGGGATCCGAAGGAGCACCCGCAGCGGGAGACGTACTGGGGCAACGTCAACCCGATCGGGGTGCGCAGCGTCTACGACGAGGCGAAGCGCTTCTCCGAGGCGGCCACCATGGCGTACCACCGCAGCCGGGGGCTGGACGCGGCGATCGTCCGGATCTTCAACACCTACGGCCCCCGGATGCGCCCGGACGACGGCCGGGCCATCCCGACCTTCATCTCCCAGGCGCTGCGCGGCGAGCCGATCACCGTGCACGGCACCGGTGAGCAGACCCGGTCGATCTGCTACGTCGACGATCTGGTGCGCGGCATCCTGCTGCTGCTCGACTCGACGGAGACCGGCCCGATCAACTGCGGCACCGAACACGAGCTGACCATGCGGCAACTCGCCGAGACGATCGTGTCACTCTCCGGCAGCACCTCGCAGGTGACCTACGTCACCCGCAGCTCGGACGACCCGGAGATGCGCCGCCCCGACCTGACCCTCGCCCGGGACCTGCTGGGATACCAGCCGACGGTCTCGCCCGAAGACGGCCTGCGACGCACCATCGACCATTTCCGCGACCGGCTAGGGTAG
- a CDS encoding LCP family protein, which yields MPVQTSPRPTSLSADPYRASAAVPSPGGRGGRPSTTARKRTRRKDPLWARLTVVFGAVLMLTSGVAIVGSKALISQATGNIAQRNLLGGAGKTEAEGGANLDGPIDMLLLGVDARERWAADDVRSDSIIVLHIPASHDQAYLISIPRDTEAQIPAFKKSGFKGGTDKINAAFQAGARNGGGWEGGAQLMAQTIKNMTGVSFDGAAIINFGGFKNVIDTLGTVRICVSHEVKSHHMMIVDGKQMWNADAKKTGRPMTPVVYKKGCREMNGLQALDYSRQRYGLPNSDYDRQQNQQQLIKAMARKATDKGMLTNPVKVNQLIKAAGKAFILDTGGVPVADLVFTMRGVTANELTMLRTNGGTFNGNANNREALSQQTLDMFQAIKEDKLAEFVYANPSVLSTRK from the coding sequence ATGCCGGTTCAGACCAGCCCCCGCCCCACGTCGCTGAGCGCCGACCCCTACCGGGCGTCGGCCGCCGTCCCCTCACCGGGCGGTCGCGGCGGTCGGCCCTCCACGACGGCCCGCAAGCGCACCCGGCGCAAGGATCCGCTCTGGGCGCGGCTGACCGTGGTCTTCGGCGCGGTGCTGATGCTGACCAGCGGCGTGGCGATCGTCGGCAGCAAGGCGCTGATCAGCCAGGCCACCGGCAACATCGCCCAGCGCAACCTGCTCGGCGGGGCGGGCAAGACCGAGGCCGAGGGCGGTGCCAACCTGGACGGCCCGATCGACATGCTGCTGCTCGGCGTGGACGCCCGGGAGCGCTGGGCCGCCGACGACGTCCGGTCGGACAGCATCATCGTGCTGCACATCCCGGCCAGCCACGACCAGGCGTACCTGATCTCGATCCCCCGGGACACCGAGGCGCAGATCCCGGCGTTCAAGAAGAGCGGTTTCAAGGGCGGCACCGACAAGATCAACGCGGCGTTCCAGGCCGGCGCCCGCAACGGCGGCGGCTGGGAGGGCGGCGCGCAGCTGATGGCCCAGACCATCAAGAACATGACCGGGGTCAGCTTCGACGGTGCCGCGATCATCAACTTCGGTGGCTTCAAGAACGTCATCGACACCCTCGGCACGGTGCGTATCTGCGTCAGCCACGAGGTGAAGTCGCACCACATGATGATCGTGGACGGCAAGCAGATGTGGAACGCCGACGCCAAGAAGACCGGCCGGCCGATGACCCCGGTGGTCTACAAGAAGGGCTGCCGGGAGATGAACGGCCTCCAGGCGCTCGACTACTCGCGGCAGCGCTACGGCCTGCCGAACAGCGACTACGACCGGCAGCAGAACCAGCAGCAGCTGATCAAGGCGATGGCCCGCAAGGCGACCGACAAGGGCATGCTGACCAACCCGGTGAAGGTCAACCAGCTGATCAAGGCGGCCGGCAAGGCGTTCATCCTGGACACCGGCGGCGTGCCGGTCGCGGACCTGGTCTTCACCATGCGCGGGGTGACCGCCAACGAGTTGACCATGCTGCGCACCAACGGCGGCACGTTCAACGGCAACGCCAACAACCGGGAGGCGCTCAGCCAGCAGACCCTGGACATGTTCCAGGCGATCAAGGAAGACAAGCTGGCCGAGTTCGTCTACGCCAACCCGAGCGTGCTGTCCACCCGCAAGTGA
- a CDS encoding rhodanese-like domain-containing protein — protein MFGSQVPSVPVTAIDDDTYLLDVREDDEWAAGHAPGAHHVPMMELPARLAEVPTDREVAVICRSGGRSAQVVGYLLGNGWEQVRNADGGMRQWVAVGRPVVTGDGQPGQVI, from the coding sequence GTGTTCGGATCCCAGGTTCCCAGCGTCCCCGTGACCGCGATCGACGACGACACCTACCTGCTCGACGTCCGCGAGGACGACGAGTGGGCGGCGGGCCACGCGCCCGGTGCCCACCACGTGCCGATGATGGAGCTGCCGGCCCGGCTCGCCGAGGTGCCCACCGACCGCGAGGTCGCGGTGATCTGCCGCTCCGGCGGGCGCTCCGCCCAGGTGGTCGGTTACCTGCTCGGCAACGGCTGGGAGCAGGTGCGCAACGCCGACGGCGGCATGCGGCAGTGGGTGGCCGTCGGTCGGCCGGTGGTCACCGGGGACGGGCAGCCCGGCCAGGTCATCTGA
- a CDS encoding DUF485 domain-containing protein, whose translation MSTDTPPPAPAESVAERYLAVQRSDEFAGLRRALRSFVFPMTVAFFLWYALYVILSAYARDFMGTKLFGSNINVALVFGLLQFVSTFLIAWLYSRYADRKLDPTADRIRAEMGEVTHEHGPRG comes from the coding sequence ATGTCCACGGACACACCCCCGCCCGCCCCCGCCGAGTCGGTGGCGGAGCGTTACCTGGCCGTACAACGGTCGGACGAGTTCGCCGGGTTGCGTCGCGCGCTGCGCAGCTTCGTCTTCCCGATGACCGTCGCGTTCTTCCTGTGGTACGCGCTCTACGTGATCCTCTCCGCCTACGCGCGGGACTTCATGGGCACGAAGCTCTTCGGCAGCAACATCAACGTGGCGCTGGTCTTCGGCCTGCTCCAGTTCGTCTCGACGTTCCTCATCGCCTGGCTCTACTCGCGGTACGCCGACCGGAAGCTCGACCCGACCGCCGACCGGATCCGCGCCGAGATGGGGGAGGTGACCCATGAACACGGTCCTCGCGGCTGA
- the queE gene encoding 7-carboxy-7-deazaguanine synthase, which translates to MYRVKEIFYTLQGEGTHAGRPAVFCRFTSCNLWTGREEDRHRAVCQFCDTDFVGTDGPGGGRFRSAAELAGAVAAAWQGQRHPRSRPYVVCTGGEPLLQLDEAAVQALHDEGFEVAVETNGTRPAPAGLDWICVSPKAGADLVLTRGHDLKLVYPQVGAEPTRFEELDFAHFLLQPMDGPDRVANTEATVRYCLDHPQWQLSLQTHKYLGIA; encoded by the coding sequence GTGTACCGGGTCAAGGAGATCTTCTACACGTTGCAGGGTGAGGGCACCCACGCCGGTCGGCCGGCGGTGTTCTGCCGGTTCACCAGCTGCAATCTCTGGACCGGGCGGGAGGAGGACCGGCACCGGGCCGTCTGCCAGTTCTGCGACACCGACTTCGTCGGCACGGACGGCCCCGGCGGGGGTCGTTTCCGTTCGGCGGCCGAGCTGGCCGGTGCGGTGGCGGCGGCGTGGCAGGGGCAGCGGCACCCGCGCAGCCGCCCGTACGTGGTGTGCACCGGTGGTGAGCCGCTGCTGCAACTCGACGAGGCGGCCGTGCAGGCCCTGCACGACGAGGGTTTCGAGGTCGCGGTGGAGACCAACGGCACCCGGCCCGCCCCGGCCGGACTCGACTGGATCTGTGTGAGCCCGAAGGCGGGGGCCGACCTCGTGCTCACTCGCGGGCACGACCTCAAGTTGGTGTATCCGCAGGTCGGTGCCGAGCCGACCCGGTTCGAGGAGTTGGACTTCGCGCACTTCCTGTTGCAGCCCATGGACGGTCCGGACCGGGTGGCCAACACCGAGGCCACGGTGCGGTACTGCCTCGACCATCCGCAGTGGCAGTTGAGTCTGCAGACACACAAGTACCTAGGAATCGCCTGA
- a CDS encoding ATP-grasp domain-containing protein, whose translation MPAGTSAPRYYVELTLPGLEMWPELHLRMQQMRKLGHRILVLSTAEAAPLLADAADEVVVCEDVFSADALAAALAPYAADGLRFSIIGDRTWSAQFGAAQRLGLPFPGMVGQLNCRIKPRLRRVLADTMPLRATVFSADEATPERIDALVAEIGLPFVVKPIWGAASSYVGFVQDREAAHEVIGGTFAALAEDQDLNPVDDGDQVWDPRRQILVEEFITEGRELSYEAFVQHGRLVPLLIQEKYKFNREGNFHFETANLCPTPFVSAEEETEIHRQLQEAMTKLEVDDTFIHVECKWDGQRVRIIEVNSRIGGGSVPKMLNLFLGIDPREMTLKLALGETLPTDYPRKGGFLLGVFVNAHEAGEFVGFEGLEWGRERPEFSFDLEYLQPGTIVPPRDVQSGRERWLFCYDVFYHCNDQAEIPYLYEETLRRVRLRFAEAG comes from the coding sequence ATGCCTGCGGGTACCAGCGCTCCGCGCTACTACGTCGAACTCACCCTGCCCGGCCTGGAGATGTGGCCGGAGCTCCACCTGCGGATGCAGCAGATGCGCAAGCTGGGGCACCGCATCCTGGTGCTCTCGACCGCCGAGGCCGCGCCCCTGCTCGCCGACGCGGCGGACGAGGTGGTGGTCTGCGAGGACGTCTTCTCGGCGGACGCGCTCGCCGCGGCACTCGCGCCGTACGCCGCGGACGGTCTGCGCTTCTCCATCATCGGGGACCGGACGTGGTCCGCGCAGTTCGGTGCCGCACAGCGGCTGGGCCTGCCGTTCCCCGGCATGGTGGGCCAGCTGAACTGCCGGATCAAGCCGAGGCTGCGCCGGGTCCTCGCCGACACCATGCCGTTGCGGGCCACGGTGTTCTCCGCGGACGAGGCCACCCCGGAACGGATCGACGCGCTGGTGGCGGAGATCGGTCTGCCCTTCGTGGTGAAGCCGATCTGGGGTGCGGCCAGCAGCTACGTCGGGTTCGTCCAGGACCGGGAGGCCGCGCACGAGGTGATCGGCGGCACCTTCGCGGCGCTCGCCGAGGACCAGGACCTCAACCCCGTCGACGACGGCGACCAGGTGTGGGATCCGAGGCGGCAGATCCTGGTCGAGGAGTTCATCACCGAGGGCCGGGAGCTGTCGTACGAGGCGTTCGTCCAGCACGGCCGGCTGGTGCCCCTGCTGATCCAGGAGAAGTACAAGTTCAACCGGGAGGGCAACTTCCACTTCGAGACGGCGAACCTGTGCCCCACCCCGTTCGTGTCCGCCGAGGAGGAGACGGAGATCCATCGCCAGCTCCAGGAGGCGATGACGAAGCTGGAGGTGGACGACACCTTCATCCACGTCGAGTGCAAGTGGGACGGTCAACGGGTCCGGATCATCGAGGTGAACTCCCGCATCGGCGGGGGCAGCGTGCCGAAGATGCTGAACCTGTTCCTCGGGATCGATCCCCGGGAGATGACGCTCAAGCTCGCGTTGGGCGAGACGCTGCCGACCGACTACCCGCGTAAGGGTGGCTTCCTGCTCGGCGTGTTCGTCAACGCCCACGAGGCGGGCGAGTTCGTCGGCTTCGAGGGGCTGGAGTGGGGCCGGGAGCGGCCGGAGTTCTCGTTCGACCTGGAGTATCTGCAGCCCGGGACGATCGTGCCGCCGCGTGACGTCCAGAGTGGCCGGGAGCGCTGGCTGTTCTGCTACGACGTCTTCTACCACTGCAACGACCAGGCCGAGATCCCCTATCTCTACGAGGAGACGCTGCGCCGGGTCCGGTTGCGGTTCGCCGAAGCCGGCTGA
- the queD gene encoding 6-carboxytetrahydropterin synthase QueD yields MEIFREFTFEAAHRLPHVPAGHKCARLHGHSYRVQVHVEGDVDPVAGWVMDFGDLKKAFAPLRDQLDHHYLNEVPGLENPTSEVLARWIWDRLADQVPLSAVMVRETCTSGCVYRGER; encoded by the coding sequence ATGGAAATCTTCCGGGAGTTCACCTTCGAGGCCGCGCACCGCCTGCCGCACGTGCCCGCCGGGCACAAGTGCGCCCGGCTGCACGGCCACTCGTACCGGGTGCAGGTGCACGTCGAGGGCGACGTCGACCCGGTGGCGGGGTGGGTGATGGACTTCGGCGATCTCAAGAAGGCCTTCGCGCCGCTGCGCGACCAGCTCGACCACCACTACCTCAACGAGGTGCCCGGTCTGGAGAACCCCACTAGCGAGGTGCTTGCCCGCTGGATCTGGGACCGGCTGGCCGATCAGGTCCCGCTCTCGGCGGTGATGGTCCGCGAGACCTGCACCTCCGGCTGCGTCTACCGGGGAGAGCGGTGA